The Clostridium aceticum genomic interval GGAGACGTTTCTGCTTATATTCCAACCAACGTTATCTCAATTACAGATGGACAGATCTTCCTAGAGTCAGAATTATTCTACTCTGGTGTTCGTCCTGCGGTAAATGCTGGTATCTCTGTATCAAGGGTTGGTGGTAACGCACAAATCAAAGCCATGAAGCAGGTTGCAGGAAAGCTTCGTCTTGAATTGGCACAATATAGAGAGTTGGCGGCTTTTGCACAGTTTGGTTCTGAACTAGATAAAGAAACTCAAGCAAGATTAGCACAAGGGGAAAGGATTGTTGAAGTATTAAAACAACCACAGTACCGCCCAGTGCCAGTAGAAAACCAAGTTATGATGATTTATGCTGTAACCAACAAATACCTTGCTGATATCGAGGTAGAACAAGTAGGCGAATTTGAAAAACAATTCCTAGAGTTTGTCAATGGTCAGTATGCGGAAATCGGTAAAACCATTGTAGAAACTGGTAAGTTAGAGGGTCCTACAGAAGAGAAGCTAAAGGCAGCGCTAGAGGAGTTCAAGAAGAAGTTTAAGGCCCAATAGTCGGGAGGTGATACATTGGCTGGACTAGGAATGCGGGATATAAAAAGACGTATTAAGAGTGTTAATAGTACAAAGCAAATTACAAAGGCAATGGAGTTAGTTTCTTCAGCAAAGTTAAGAAAAGCTAGAGAAAGCTTGGAAAAAACCAAACCCTATTTTAACACCATAGGAAGAACGGTTGAAGAAATAATCTCCTCCACCAGAGGAATAAGACACGACTTTCTAAAACAAAGAGAAGTGAAAAAGACAGCTTATATTGTCATAACGGCTGATAGGGGTCTGTGTGGTGGATACAATACCAATGTAATGAAGGCTACTGTAAATCATATGGAGACAAAAGAAAATAAATCAGTGATTGTCATCGGACAGAAGGGTAGAGACTTCTTTAGAAAAAGAGGATATGACTTGGATGGAGAGTTCACCCATATTTCAGAAAATCCTACTTTTACAGATGCGCAAAGTATAGGCAACCTAGCAACTGAGTTATACAAACAAGAATTAGTAGATGAAGTTTATTTAGTATATACGGAATTTTTAAGTACCATTAACCAAAAACCAAAGGTTGCAAAGTTATTGCCTATAGAATTATCAGCGGAAGAGATACAGGCGAAGGATGCCAAGCCTAAAGAGGATGAGGAGTTTATGGCCTATGAACCATCTCCAGAGGCGGTACTAAGCTACTTAATTCCTAAATATATCGAAAGTATGATCTATGGCGCCTTAGTAGAGTCTGCTACCAGTGAGCAGGGAGCTAGAAGGGTTGCTATGGAAAGTGCTACTGACAATGCTACAGAGATGATTGGAGATTTACAGTTACAATACAATCGTGCAAGACAGGCCTCCATCACACAAGAAATTTCAGAGATTGTTGGGGGAGCAGAAGCAATAAAATAAAAGAAAAATACGGGATTTTACAAGAGAATATAGTTTTTAATTTCTTATGACAGGGAGGTAACAGAATGCCTGAAGCAAATGTAGGTAAACTGGTACAAATCATTGGACCAGTTGTAGATATAAAGTTCAGCAGTGACAACCTACCGGCCCTATTAAACGCTATTGTAATAGAGGGTAAAGACCACAAGGTTACAGTAGAAGTAGCACAGCATATTGGGGATGATACTGTAAGATGCGTTGCCATGAGCTCTACCGAAGGATTGGTAAGAGGTATGGATGCCAAAGATACAGGAGCTCCAATTACTGTACCGGTAGGAAAGGCAACATTAGGTAGAATATTTAACGTGCTAGGAGAAGTGGTGGA includes:
- the atpG gene encoding ATP synthase F1 subunit gamma; translated protein: MAGLGMRDIKRRIKSVNSTKQITKAMELVSSAKLRKARESLEKTKPYFNTIGRTVEEIISSTRGIRHDFLKQREVKKTAYIVITADRGLCGGYNTNVMKATVNHMETKENKSVIVIGQKGRDFFRKRGYDLDGEFTHISENPTFTDAQSIGNLATELYKQELVDEVYLVYTEFLSTINQKPKVAKLLPIELSAEEIQAKDAKPKEDEEFMAYEPSPEAVLSYLIPKYIESMIYGALVESATSEQGARRVAMESATDNATEMIGDLQLQYNRARQASITQEISEIVGGAEAIK